The following are encoded together in the Adhaeribacter arboris genome:
- a CDS encoding RagB/SusD family nutrient uptake outer membrane protein — MKKISIVFLAAFLTLNSCNNLDLVPLDKLTSGGFYKTAADFDGAIFASYSSIQDFWGTSTETLGEMGEYWKISVVTSDDVAADVEAGTDGISRDADNLIIRSSDKPFAAVYTQIYEGILRANLVLENLNNENQLTAEQKTSLEGEAKFLRAFFHFEALKLWGTPPIATEVPKNLNNLALPNATQEQLFTQILADFTEAYNKLPATWDDANKGRATKYAAQAYLGKVNVWKKDWPAAIAAFEDVIAAGPYSLINTGNPQKDLDDVFAFNNENNQESIFEVQYGGPFSDDNVWVFDDTHSEAFKASQGTTRSWYWDAANGAPGGKLGWWAPTQDLVNAYEAGDARLGVYVYQAGDMYYTSDYKPVAYNPAWSSTGYTVKKYVGARNMVPADNSPNQQANFNNERLYRFAELKLLYAEALIAQGRTADAAQQINDIRNRAGLANLPAGADLTQALRREKRLELAFEPHRWFDIVRWGIGPEVFGSKWQERYNVYPFPQTEIDRTGGTLKQNPGY; from the coding sequence ATGAAAAAAATATCTATTGTCTTTTTGGCGGCCTTTTTAACTCTTAATTCTTGCAATAACCTGGATCTGGTACCCTTAGATAAGCTTACCTCCGGCGGCTTTTATAAAACGGCGGCCGACTTCGACGGGGCTATCTTTGCTTCTTATTCTTCGATTCAGGATTTTTGGGGAACCAGTACGGAAACCTTGGGGGAAATGGGCGAATACTGGAAAATTTCCGTAGTAACTTCCGATGATGTAGCCGCCGATGTGGAAGCCGGGACGGACGGTATCTCGCGGGATGCCGATAACTTAATTATCCGGTCCAGCGATAAGCCTTTTGCTGCCGTTTATACCCAAATTTACGAAGGTATCTTACGGGCTAACCTGGTACTGGAAAACCTGAATAATGAAAACCAATTAACCGCCGAGCAAAAAACCAGTTTAGAAGGAGAAGCAAAATTTTTACGCGCTTTCTTTCATTTCGAAGCCCTGAAGCTCTGGGGAACCCCACCCATTGCCACCGAAGTGCCCAAAAATCTAAATAACTTGGCATTGCCGAATGCTACTCAGGAACAATTATTTACGCAAATTCTGGCTGATTTTACCGAAGCCTACAATAAGCTACCTGCTACCTGGGACGATGCTAATAAAGGCCGCGCTACTAAATATGCGGCGCAAGCCTACCTTGGTAAAGTAAACGTCTGGAAAAAAGACTGGCCCGCCGCTATTGCGGCGTTCGAAGATGTTATCGCTGCCGGTCCTTATAGCCTGATTAACACCGGTAATCCGCAGAAAGACCTGGACGATGTGTTTGCTTTTAATAATGAAAATAACCAGGAATCGATTTTTGAGGTGCAATACGGCGGCCCTTTCTCAGATGATAACGTGTGGGTTTTTGACGATACTCACTCCGAAGCCTTTAAAGCCTCGCAGGGTACTACCCGTAGCTGGTACTGGGATGCTGCTAATGGCGCTCCGGGCGGCAAACTAGGTTGGTGGGCGCCTACCCAGGATCTGGTAAATGCCTACGAAGCCGGCGATGCCCGGTTAGGCGTGTACGTGTACCAAGCGGGGGATATGTATTACACCTCCGACTATAAACCGGTAGCTTATAATCCGGCTTGGTCATCAACGGGCTATACCGTGAAAAAATACGTGGGAGCCCGGAATATGGTGCCCGCCGATAATTCTCCGAACCAACAAGCAAATTTTAACAACGAACGGCTGTATCGTTTTGCCGAATTAAAACTGTTGTACGCCGAAGCCTTAATTGCCCAAGGCAGAACCGCTGATGCAGCCCAGCAAATTAACGATATCCGGAATAGGGCCGGCCTAGCTAATTTGCCCGCTGGCGCAGATCTGACCCAGGCATTGCGCCGCGAAAAAAGACTGGAATTGGCTTTTGAACCGCACCGTTGGTTTGATATTGTAAGATGGGGAATTGGTCCGGAAGTGTTTGGTAGCAAATGGCAGGAGCGGTACAATGTTTATCCTTTCCCGCAAACCGAAATTGACCGCACCGGCGGAACCTTAAAACAAAATCCAGGCTATTGA